The genomic window GCTTGCACCGCTGACGCCGATCATGGAGGACTGGCGCCGTTCCGTGTCGCTGAACGTCACGCTGTTCACGGCCACGTCGGCAGTGCTGCTCGTCATCCTCTACGCCTATTTCAGCCAGGCCACCCGGGCGCGGGAAGCCGACGACATCTACATGGAATCGCATCTGCGCGTGGATACGGCGCTCTCGCGCGGCCGCTGCGGTCTGTGGGACTGGGACATGGCGCGGGGGCGTATGTACTGGTCGAGCTCGATGTACGAAATGCTCGGCATGCCGCCGCGCGACTGCGTGCTGTCGTTCGGCGATGCCATGCGGCTCATGCATCCCGACGACAGCGATCTCTATTCGATTGCCCGATCCATCGCACGCGGCGAGACCAAGCAGGTCGACCAGATTTTCCGCATGCGCCACGCCGACGGGCATTATGTGTGGATGCGCGCCCGTGCGCAGGTGATCGACCGCTCCTCGACCCAGACACATCTCATCGGTATCGCCATGGATGTGACCGAGCAGCACAAGCTCGTGCAGAAGACGGCCGAGGCCGATCAGCGCCTGTTCGAGGCGATCGAAAGCACATCCGAAGCCTTCGTGCTTTGGGACAAGAACGAAGAGCTCGTGCTCTGCAACTCAAACTACCGCACCATGTACGGCCTGCCGGACGAGGTGCTGCGCCCCGGTACGCCGCGCGCCGTGGTCTATGCGGCCTCGACACGGCCGGTTGTGGAGCGCCGCATGGCGGATGGCGGCACGATCCAGCAGTCGCAGACCAGCGAAGTGCAGCTTGCGGACGGGCGTTGGCTGCAGATCAACGAACGCCGCACGCGCGACGGCGGCCTCGTGTCGGTCGGCACGGACATCACGCAGTTGAAGCGCCAGCAGGAGCGGCTGGCCGATTCCGAGAAGCGCCTGATGGCGACCATCGGCGACCTGTCGAACTCGCGCATGAAGCTGCAGCGCCAGACGGTCGAGCTCTCGGAGCTCAACGCCAACTATATGGCCGAGAAGGAACGCGCCCAGGCGGCGAACCAGGCCAAATCTGCCTTCCTCGCCAACATGTCGCACGAGTTGCGCACACCGCTGAATGCCATCATCGGATTCTCGGAAATCCTGCACGCGGGCATGTTCGGGCCGCTTGGCTCGGACAAGTACGTTGAATATGCCCGCGATATCCACGGGTCCGGCACGCATCTGCTCAACGTCATCAACGACATTCTCGACATGTCGAAGATCGAGGCCGGCCAGATGAAGCTGGAACGCGAAGCGATCGATCTCGCACCTCTCGTCGAGGAAGCCATGCGCCTGACCGCCATCCCGGCGGAAAAGAAGCACCTTCACGTCGTGCAGCGCATCGAGCCGGGCCTGGCGTTGCCGGCGGACCGCCGTGCGATGAAGCAGATCCTGCTCAACCTGCTGTCCAACGCCGTCAAGTTCACCGACGAAGGCGGCCGCGTGGCCGTCACCGCCCGCAAGGTGTCCGGCGCGGTCATCCTGTCGATCGCCGACAGCGGCATCGGCATTCCCAAATCGTCGCTCGGCAAGATCGGGCAGCCCTTCGAACAGGTGCAGAACCAGTTCTCGCGCACCAATGGCGGCTCCGGCCTGGGACTTGCCATTTCCAGGTCGCTGACCGAACTGCACGGGGGAACGATGCGCATCAAGTCGATAGAGGGCGTCGGCACAATCGTGTCGATCCGCATCCCGAACCGCGAACAGCGCCGCCTCTCAAACGTGATTGCGTTTGCCAATGAGCAAGGACGGTATGAAGCACGGGTGGCTTGAGCCGGCTGGCCTGGTGATACCGTCGATCGGCTGACATTTGTCGAATGGATGGTGCGGTAGATCCTCGGCGCGAGGCCGAGGATGACAGGTGTTCAGAGCCCCTAGCGCAACCTAAGCGTCGGCATGGTGCGGTCTTTCGGTCATCACGGTCGGGCTTTTCCCGACGATCTGCTGAGCTGAGACTCAGTCGGTCCTGGATGCGTCTCATCCCCGAGCACCGCCCGGGGATAAGGTTTTCCTGCTTCTGCGGCTGGCCTATCGGCCGTAGCGCTCCATCATGCCGTGGTGACCACCTCCAGGACCCTTGCCATGGTGGCCCATGCGGCCGTGCGGGCCGCGCATGCCCTCGCCGCGACTGGGCATTTCGTCTGCGGTCAGCACGCCATCATCGTTGCGGTCCATGAGAGCAAAGCGCTTTTCCTGGTGGCGCTCCAGTTCCTCGATGGTGATCTCGCCGTCGCCATTGATGTCGAAGCGGGCCAGCAAGCGGGCTTCGCGGCGCTCCTGACGGCGCTGGTCGATGGCGCTCGTCAGTTCTTCCATGGAGATCACCCCATCACCATCCGCATCGGCTTCGCTTAACCAGCCGAGACGGCGCTGGCCGAATTCCTCGACGCTGATATCGCCCGAACCGTCCTGATCGAGCCGTTGCAGCATGCGATCCGCACGGCGGCCGGGACCGCGCATGGCCGGGCCGGCATCGGCGTCTTCTTCCGCCATGATGTCTGCATCGTCGCCTTCCAAGGAACCGGCATCATCGTCCATCGGCTCTTCGATCGCGGGCACCGTCTGGTCGTCGGCGTTATCGGATTGCTGGGCGATCGCGAAGCTCGACGTGGCGAGAAGGGCCGCGATCAGTGTCGCCAAAGTGGCCTTGCGTGCGATTGTCATCCTCATACTCCTTCGTGGGCGCAGTCCGCTTCCAAGCGGCTTCGGGCCATTAAGATCGACCGGATCCGGTCCGGCAAAGCCGCGGCGTTCAACCGAAGCTCTGGGAAGGAAGGTGCCATTCGGCCGATGAATGGCGGATGACCATGGCATTACAATTCAGTAATCTTTGCAGAGGCTTGCCGCGCAAAGCTGGAGTCGATCAACCCTTGCTGTGCGCTGCGGTGGCCTGTACGATGTCGGCGTTCAACAGGCCGAGCATGATCGTGCGCACCTGCTTTGCCTGCCGTTTCAGGTCCGCCTCGAGCGTCTTCAGGTCCGGCAATTCGGCAGTTCGGCAGAGCTGGTCGATCAGGCCGGCGGGGGCCTCGGCGGGGTCGAAATCGCCGTCGAGGCAGAGCCGCATCATCTGCGAAAGCTCCGTCTCGAGAGACAAAGCGGCCAGCACCGTCTTCAGATCGTCGGCTTTAAGCTTCCTCGACCCCAAAGCTGCCAGCACATCGGCGGTGGTCGTCGGCCGTTCGGCGCCGTCCGGAAACGCCTCCACGAGCGCGAGATGCTGCGCCATGAACTCGATGTCCACCAGACCTCCGGGAATGAGTTTCAGGTCCCAGTTGCTCTTTGGTGGTTTTTCCTGATCCATCAGCTTGCGCATCTCGAGCACGTCGGACGCAATCTTCGCCCGATCGAGGCGTTCGGCAATGATCTCGGCCACGATCGTGTCGACATCTGCCCTGAGGCTCTCATCACCCGCGACGGTCCGCGCCCGTGTCAGCGCCATGTGCTCCCAGGTCCAGGCTTCTTCGCGCTGATACTTTGCGAACGCGTTGATGCGAGTCGCGACCGGGCCCTTGTTGCCGGAAGGGCGCAGGCGCAGATCTACCTCATAGAGCACGCCCTCGGCTGTCGGCGCCGACAGGGCGGCGATGAGACGCTGCGTCAGCCGGGCGAAATAGCGCGGCGGGTCGATGGGCTTCTTACCGTCCGATTCATCGGCCTCGGCGTCGTGGTCGTAAATCAGGAGCAGGTCGATGTCGGACCCGGCCGTCATTTCGTGGCTGCCGAGCTTGCCCATGCCAAGCAGGGCCACGCGCTGTCCGGGCACCTTGCCGTGCACGGAGGCGACTTCCGCTTCCACTGCCCGCAGCGTCGTCTCGAGAATGAGGTCGGCCAGATCGGTGAGCGCCCGACCGGCGCGAGCGCCGGTGATCGCGCCGGTCAGCAAGCGCACGCCGATGAGGAAGCGCTGTTCGGAAGCGACGATGCGCAGCCGATCGAGGATCTCCTCATAGGCAAAATTGCCGAGCAGAAACGCATCGAGACGTTGCTTGAGATAGTCGCGCGTCGGCAGTTCGGCGAGCAGCGACGGATCGAGCATGCCGTCGAAGACATGCGGCTTGCGCGCGATGATGTCGGCCAGACGCGGCGCCGACGACATGATCGTGACGATGAGCGAAAGCAGCCCCGGGTTCTGGCCGAGCAGCGAGAAAAGCTGGATGCCCGATGGCAGGCCGGAGAGGAAGCTGTCGAAGCGCAGCAATGCCTCGTCGGCGCGCCGCGTGCGGCCAAACGCGGTCAGAAGCTCCGGCGTGAGCTCCGTCAGGCGCTCCCGCGCTTCGGCGGACTGGGTCGCACGGTAGCGGCCATAGTGCCAGGTGCGGATGATCTTCGCGATCTCCGAGGGTTTGTCGAAGCCCAGCCGCTTCAGCGTCGCCATCGTGTCGGGGTCGTCGTCCTCGCCGGTGAAAACGAGGTTCCCGGCCTCGCCGGACAGGTGGCTCTCGTGCTCGAAGAGTTCGGCGTAGTGGTGCTCGACCGTCTTCAAACGGCGCGTGAAGTCGGCGGCGAAAACCTTGGTGTCTTTGTGCCCGGCGAGATAGGCGATGCGCTTCAGCTCCGCTTCGGTCTCCGGCAGAGTGTGGCTCTGCTCGTCGCCGACAATCTGGATGCGGTGCTCGATATCGCGCAGGTACCAGTAGGCTTCGGTCAACGTATCGGCGGTCTCCGCATCGATCCACCGGGCCTGCACCAGCGCCTGGAGCATCTCGTCGGTGCGCCGCCCGCGCAGGGCCGGCATGCGGCCACCGGCGATCAGCTGCTGCGTCTGGACGAAGAACTCGATCTCGCGGATGCCGCCGCGGCCGAGCTTGACGTTGTGCCCCTTGACCGCGATATCGCCGAAACCGCGATGGGCGTGGATCTGGCGCTTGATGGAATGGATGTCGGCGATTGCCGCATAATCGAGATATTTGCGGAAGACGAAGGGCACGAGCTCGCGGCAGAACTGCTGGCCGGCCTCCAGATCGCCCGCAACGGGCCTCGCCTTGATGAAGGCGGCGCGCTCCCAGTTCTGGCCCCTGCCCTCGTAATAATTCAGCGCGGCTTCGACCGGGATCGCGAGCGGCGTCGAGCCCGGATCCGGACGCAGCCGGAGATCGGTGCGGAAGACATATCCGTCGCCGGTGCGCTCCTGCATGATGCGGATCAATCGGCGCGCCATTTTGGAGAAGAGATCGGCCCCATCGCCCGGATCCTTCAGCACACGGGCATCCGGCTCGAAAAACAGAACGATGTCGATATCGGAAGAGTAATTCAGTTCGCGCGCGCCGAGCTTGCCCATGCCCAGCACGATGAGGCCCGAGCCCTGGGAGGGATTGGCGCGATCGGGCAGCGTGATCTTGCCGGCATCATCCAGACCGAGCAGCAGGAAATCGATTGCGGCGGCGAGGCTCGCTTCGGCCACATCGCTCAGCCAGGCGGTCGT from Georhizobium profundi includes these protein-coding regions:
- a CDS encoding PAS domain-containing sensor histidine kinase, with product MAEAQPLGAADGLAMSTDKGGVKAWDGNLAGHAKLFARPTYAQLVKAEPYLKRSIPILIVVFLLVVGAARFVDLTGQREAAIDQGRDAVVMAVTAASAILSDADLSGDTARWDTEARLNRLLPTERLSEGQIMLVADTSARVFAATANGSSLIGLSAHVLAPESSAMWRFGQRAGVGEIEHGDVSYLVSVSHLPSGEGSVLTLAPLTPIMEDWRRSVSLNVTLFTATSAVLLVILYAYFSQATRAREADDIYMESHLRVDTALSRGRCGLWDWDMARGRMYWSSSMYEMLGMPPRDCVLSFGDAMRLMHPDDSDLYSIARSIARGETKQVDQIFRMRHADGHYVWMRARAQVIDRSSTQTHLIGIAMDVTEQHKLVQKTAEADQRLFEAIESTSEAFVLWDKNEELVLCNSNYRTMYGLPDEVLRPGTPRAVVYAASTRPVVERRMADGGTIQQSQTSEVQLADGRWLQINERRTRDGGLVSVGTDITQLKRQQERLADSEKRLMATIGDLSNSRMKLQRQTVELSELNANYMAEKERAQAANQAKSAFLANMSHELRTPLNAIIGFSEILHAGMFGPLGSDKYVEYARDIHGSGTHLLNVINDILDMSKIEAGQMKLEREAIDLAPLVEEAMRLTAIPAEKKHLHVVQRIEPGLALPADRRAMKQILLNLLSNAVKFTDEGGRVAVTARKVSGAVILSIADSGIGIPKSSLGKIGQPFEQVQNQFSRTNGGSGLGLAISRSLTELHGGTMRIKSIEGVGTIVSIRIPNREQRRLSNVIAFANEQGRYEARVA
- a CDS encoding bifunctional [glutamine synthetase] adenylyltransferase/[glutamine synthetase]-adenylyl-L-tyrosine phosphorylase, with product MKLKTTVALSELQSSPLRSLSKADEKSARSALKDFAAQAPELGQALAKNSTLADFLAATFSLSPFLRDTAFADPAMLARAVTEPLDRNLDGLCRRARQAWKPSEGAEGPVTEQALMASLRRLKREAALTLGLADLAGVASAAETTAWLSDVAEASLAAAIDFLLLGLDDAGKITLPDRANPSQGSGLIVLGMGKLGARELNYSSDIDIVLFFEPDARVLKDPGDGADLFSKMARRLIRIMQERTGDGYVFRTDLRLRPDPGSTPLAIPVEAALNYYEGRGQNWERAAFIKARPVAGDLEAGQQFCRELVPFVFRKYLDYAAIADIHSIKRQIHAHRGFGDIAVKGHNVKLGRGGIREIEFFVQTQQLIAGGRMPALRGRRTDEMLQALVQARWIDAETADTLTEAYWYLRDIEHRIQIVGDEQSHTLPETEAELKRIAYLAGHKDTKVFAADFTRRLKTVEHHYAELFEHESHLSGEAGNLVFTGEDDDPDTMATLKRLGFDKPSEIAKIIRTWHYGRYRATQSAEARERLTELTPELLTAFGRTRRADEALLRFDSFLSGLPSGIQLFSLLGQNPGLLSLIVTIMSSAPRLADIIARKPHVFDGMLDPSLLAELPTRDYLKQRLDAFLLGNFAYEEILDRLRIVASEQRFLIGVRLLTGAITGARAGRALTDLADLILETTLRAVEAEVASVHGKVPGQRVALLGMGKLGSHEMTAGSDIDLLLIYDHDAEADESDGKKPIDPPRYFARLTQRLIAALSAPTAEGVLYEVDLRLRPSGNKGPVATRINAFAKYQREEAWTWEHMALTRARTVAGDESLRADVDTIVAEIIAERLDRAKIASDVLEMRKLMDQEKPPKSNWDLKLIPGGLVDIEFMAQHLALVEAFPDGAERPTTTADVLAALGSRKLKADDLKTVLAALSLETELSQMMRLCLDGDFDPAEAPAGLIDQLCRTAELPDLKTLEADLKRQAKQVRTIMLGLLNADIVQATAAHSKG
- a CDS encoding EF-hand domain-containing protein, which encodes MTIARKATLATLIAALLATSSFAIAQQSDNADDQTVPAIEEPMDDDAGSLEGDDADIMAEEDADAGPAMRGPGRRADRMLQRLDQDGSGDISVEEFGQRRLGWLSEADADGDGVISMEELTSAIDQRRQERREARLLARFDINGDGEITIEELERHQEKRFALMDRNDDGVLTADEMPSRGEGMRGPHGRMGHHGKGPGGGHHGMMERYGR